GAATACCTAAAGATTTTTGCTCTTTATTCCAATGGAAGGTTTGTGCTAAAGTCAACctcaattttgaatgactatttattgaaagatttcaaTTGTGACCAGATACCACCTTTCGCATTTGAAGTACTGTCCGTGCCATTAAAGGAACTAGAACGTCTGAGACCTATCAAGTTATATTGGTTAAAGGATAGTTACATTCATTACCAATGCTTTGAGTTTGAAGTCGCTAATGATTACACGGAATCTcagtttttggaaaaagtgCAGCACAAAATTGGCTTTACCGACGAACAGAAGGAAGACATTCTACTCTGGACTAACtcaaattttcagtttcagGGTTTACTGTCAGACCAAAACACGTTCAAAGATGTAAGCAAGAATTCTTTACTCTTTGGTAGAATCTTGCCCGAAGAATCAAAATTGTTCAAAGAATTAAATCGTCTGGAAAATGTGCATACATCTCCATCGGAAGATTCTATGAACGGCGAAAATACGGCAGATAGACCAATAGACGATGAGCAAGATCTGGGTATGATGACAGAAAATTCTAGAGATTTGAAGGGGCGCATAGTAGTCGTTCAGCAGTATTTCAAagatgttgaaaatagaCACGGAATATCTTTCTTATTCAATTTGATACCGGAAGAACCATTCTCAAAAACAAGGGATCGTCTTCATGCAAAGTTTGGCTTGGGACAGAaggaattttcaaagataaaaCTGAGCGTTGCTTACTCTGCTGAAGAAGGCACAGTATTCAGAAGTTTACAGGGGTTCTCGGATGAAGAACTCGAGAAAATTATACTGTACGACATAATGTCCAACTTAGATTATATCTATATGGATCATCCAGACAGATTGAGATCACATTCTTCCTATGATAGACCAATGATAATCAAAAACTGATATACCTTACGGCTAAGCTctgatatttttctcaCTTTTTATGTTTCAGTGAGATGCTTCTTTGGGTAGTccacattttctttattcatCAGCAATTTTTACCAGTCCTTATTTAGCTTAAGTGATgtcatatatatatatgcgcGCacatatataagtatataCATAATTGTAAGTTAGAAGCTACGTTGTGGCAGCTTGTTGTCGAGAAAAAAGCCCCCAAGGTaaattgaacaatataTTTTACAATGAGTATAGAGTATACTTTGCAGAAGACATataaatgaagaaaaaccgTGATAAGAGGGTGAGAAAATGTGAAAAGCTtatctcttttcaattcagtTATTGAGCGAAAAAAGggagaaacaaaaaagggacaatcaaaaaatgaccACTTTGTGTCTTAATTACTTGATAGGATACCCCAGTACTTTTCAACATCGTATTGGCCATCTGCCTTCCACAAATCATTAAAAGCGGTGAATAAGTAAGCTGACGAACCACAGGAGTTTTTAATGGAGGAAATGGCAGCTTCTTGGTTTGCTTTAGATGGAACGGCTTCACCGTATGTATCACCCTTGGATGGCCAACCAGTTTCGGTAACGACAACTTCTTTCTTACCGCCACAAGCTGTGTAaactctttgaatttgttcaagTACCCATGGGCCTGCATTTTCAGCCGCCGTATTTTGATCAAAGTATGCATGGGCATTGACAGCCATGTAGTCAGAATGGTCGCATAGATCAGGATTGTTAATAACAGCGATGAAAGTATCAACAGAAACGACTGAGCCTGTATAACCAGCAGAGGTTAAAGCAGATCTAGCGGTCGAAACGTATTCGCCGACTTGAGTAGCGGTTGCAGAACCGTCGTTTACTAATTCGTTACCGACAGAAATAGTGGTGATATCACTCCAGGAACCGTAAGATTCAACTGCAGATTTAATAGTATCAACGgcatcttgaattttttcaacataaTAGATGCCTAAGAATAATTTCTGACTTGAGGTTTTACCCTGCAAAACGTTTTCAACTTGACTACAGTCAACGCCGTATAATCTGATATTATCAAAACCGGTCAACTGCTTCAAGTCTGAGGAAACTTGAGCAGTAGACTTACAAGATCCATCGTCATTGTAAGGGCTGTAAGTAATACCTTTAGCGCCAGAGGCAGAGATACTGGAGGATGCGGAGGATGAAGCggcagaagaagatgacgaagaaaCGACCGTAGATGCTATAGAAGAAGATCCATGGGTGGTAGTAGTCTCTTGTTGAGAAGTCGCAACATTAGCGGAAGTTGACGCTTCTAAAACAGGTGCGGTAGATTGGGAAACGAGCGAAGAACTGGTGGTAGTGGCTACAACGGCATTTTCGTTGATTGGAACAATAGTTTCCCCAGTATTTCCAGAAACGACAACAGTAACTTGTGCATGGACTGTTGCGGTAACCACGTCACGCTTTTCATGCTTATGATGCATAGCCGGAGCACCTAGAGCCCCAGTCAGTAGTGCAGATGCAGTTagaaaatttgagaaacGCATTGTTGATGAACTTTTCCTACGTTTAATATTACTTTTCTAGCAATCTATAAATCGAACAACAGTTAATAAATGAAGGACGTAACAGTTGGATTGTTCAATTAAATATTGCAGTAGTAAAGTATTTAACTCTTTGATTTGGCCTATATGATTGACAAAAGgaatggaagaaaatgtgaTGTACGCTCTGAAAGATACATTGTAAGACAAACTCCACACACGCACACCTTCTCAGCCATTATAAATACTACAGTCTTGAAACAAAGCTGGAAAAGAAGGCTTATAGCCACGGCTCTGAATAGAAAACTGTCCGTACACATACAAACACGAATAGCCC
The window above is part of the Saccharomyces kudriavzevii IFO 1802 strain IFO1802 genome assembly, chromosome: 13 genome. Proteins encoded here:
- the SCW10 gene encoding putative family 17 glucosidase (similar to Saccharomyces cerevisiae SCW4 (YGR279C) and SCW10 (YMR305C); ancestral locus Anc_5.15), with the translated sequence MRFSNFLTASALLTGALGAPAMHHKHEKRDVVTATVHAQVTVVVSGNTGETIVPINENAVVATTTSSSLVSQSTAPVLEASTSANVATSQQETTTTHGSSSIASTVVSSSSSSAASSSASSSISASGAKGITYSPYNDDGSCKSTAQVSSDLKQLTGFDNIRLYGVDCSQVENVLQGKTSSQKLFLGIYYVEKIQDAVDTIKSAVESYGSWSDITTISVGNELVNDGSATATQVGEYVSTARSALTSAGYTGSVVSVDTFIAVINNPDLCDHSDYMAVNAHAYFDQNTAAENAGPWVLEQIQRVYTACGGKKEVVVTETGWPSKGDTYGEAVPSKANQEAAISSIKNSCGSSAYLFTAFNDLWKADGQYDVEKYWGILSSN